A genomic segment from Glycine max cultivar Williams 82 chromosome 1, Glycine_max_v4.0, whole genome shotgun sequence encodes:
- the LOC100815310 gene encoding probable vacuolar amino acid transporter YPQ1 isoform X1, whose product MPESYCVKESKPCVGWVEKYLDDCLCNLKDKISFGFGFISLVCWGVAEIPQIITNFRAKSSHGVSLAFLLTWVAGDIFNLLGCHLEPATLPTQYYTALLYTITTIVLVLQSFYYDYIYKWGKPLRKINIDEAHEEEEKKPLRQKPGRDSGIPIQNDGPKETPRRDYYYRSARSLAANDTPPFGTYLRAAKSVPSAMEMNNDSSSDDEAPPLSSTKPVTQPRPIPRSVPASYGTFLAASMNLPRQGNALMEGYKRFNGRKLLSQEHNMHSALGQWLGWLMAVIYMGGRLPQIWLNIKRGSVEGLNPLMFIFALIANATYVGSILVRTIEWESIRANMPWLLDAIVCVALDLFDYKVGKPQQWQIILQYANYRYVRKKTGSDDADYGDYKEASKTFVS is encoded by the exons ATGCCAGAATCGTACTGCGTGAAGGAGAGTAAACCCTGTGTGGGTTGGGTTGAGAAATACTTGGATGATTGTCTCTGCAATTTGAAAGATAAAATCTCCTTTGGCTTTGGCTTCATAAGTCTCGTATGTTGGGGAGTAGCAGAAATTCCTCAGATAATAACCAACTTTCGCGCTAAGTCCAGCCATGGTGTCTCCTTAGCCTTTCTCCTCACTTGGGTCGCTGG CGACATATTCAACCTCCTTGGTTGCCATCTGGAGCCAGCCACG TTGCCAACCCAGTACTACACAGCTCTG CTTTACACAATCACTACGATCGTGTTAGTACTTCAAAGTTTCTATTATGACTACATCTATAAATGGGGCAAGCCTCTTCGGAAGATTAACATCGATGAG GCtcatgaagaagaagagaaaaaaccttTGAGACAGAAACCAGGCCGCGACTCTGGGATTCCAATACAAAATGACGGACCCAAAGAAACGCCTCGACGGGATTACTACTATAG GTCAGCGAGATCTTTGGCTGCTAATGATACTCCACCATTTGGTACCTACTTGAGAGCTGCTAAAAGTGTCCCTTCAGCCATGGAAATGAACAATGATTCATCCTCAGATGATGAGGCACCTCCACTCTCTTCTACGAAGCCTGTAACACAGCCTAGACCAATCCCCCGTTCTGTCCCT GCAAGCTATGGAACTTTTCTAGCAGCATCTATGAACTTGCCCCGGCAGGGTAATGCTTTGATGGAGGGATACAAAAGATTCAATGGAAGAAAGCTACTCTCGCAG GAGCACAACATGCACAGTGCTTTGGGTCAATGGTTAGGATGGCTCATGGCTGTTATCTATATGGGTGGCCGGCTTCCTCAAATATGGTTGAAT ATTAAAAGAGGGAGCGTGGAG GGCTTAAATCCACTCATGTTCATCTTTGCATTGATCGCCAATGCCACTTACGTGGGAAG TATTCTTGTACGAACTATCGAATGGGAAAGTATCAGAGCTAATATGCCATGGCTTTTGGATGCCATTGTTTGCGTGGCATTGGACCTATTC GACTATAAAGTTGGTAAACCTCAACAGTGGCAGATAATTTTGCAGTATGCCAACTACAGATACGTTCGGAAGAAAACAGGAAGTGATGATGCTGATTATGGAGACTACAAAGAAGCCAGCAAAACTTTTGTGTCTTGA
- the LOC100815310 gene encoding probable vacuolar amino acid transporter YPQ1 isoform X2 gives MPESYCVKESKPCVGWVEKYLDDCLCNLKDKISFGFGFISLVCWGVAEIPQIITNFRAKSSHGVSLAFLLTWVAGDIFNLLGCHLEPATLPTQYYTALLYTITTIVLVLQSFYYDYIYKWGKPLRKINIDEAHEEEEKKPLRQKPGRDSGIPIQNDGPKETPRRDYYYRSARSLAANDTPPFGTYLRAAKSVPSAMEMNNDSSSDDEAPPLSSTKPVTQPRPIPRSVPASYGTFLAASMNLPRQGNALMEGYKRFNGRKLLSQEHNMHSALGQWLGWLMAVIYMGGRLPQIWLNIKRGSVEGLNPLMFIFALIANATYVGSILVRTIEWESIRANMPWLLDAIVCVALDLFIILQYANYRYVRKKTGSDDADYGDYKEASKTFVS, from the exons ATGCCAGAATCGTACTGCGTGAAGGAGAGTAAACCCTGTGTGGGTTGGGTTGAGAAATACTTGGATGATTGTCTCTGCAATTTGAAAGATAAAATCTCCTTTGGCTTTGGCTTCATAAGTCTCGTATGTTGGGGAGTAGCAGAAATTCCTCAGATAATAACCAACTTTCGCGCTAAGTCCAGCCATGGTGTCTCCTTAGCCTTTCTCCTCACTTGGGTCGCTGG CGACATATTCAACCTCCTTGGTTGCCATCTGGAGCCAGCCACG TTGCCAACCCAGTACTACACAGCTCTG CTTTACACAATCACTACGATCGTGTTAGTACTTCAAAGTTTCTATTATGACTACATCTATAAATGGGGCAAGCCTCTTCGGAAGATTAACATCGATGAG GCtcatgaagaagaagagaaaaaaccttTGAGACAGAAACCAGGCCGCGACTCTGGGATTCCAATACAAAATGACGGACCCAAAGAAACGCCTCGACGGGATTACTACTATAG GTCAGCGAGATCTTTGGCTGCTAATGATACTCCACCATTTGGTACCTACTTGAGAGCTGCTAAAAGTGTCCCTTCAGCCATGGAAATGAACAATGATTCATCCTCAGATGATGAGGCACCTCCACTCTCTTCTACGAAGCCTGTAACACAGCCTAGACCAATCCCCCGTTCTGTCCCT GCAAGCTATGGAACTTTTCTAGCAGCATCTATGAACTTGCCCCGGCAGGGTAATGCTTTGATGGAGGGATACAAAAGATTCAATGGAAGAAAGCTACTCTCGCAG GAGCACAACATGCACAGTGCTTTGGGTCAATGGTTAGGATGGCTCATGGCTGTTATCTATATGGGTGGCCGGCTTCCTCAAATATGGTTGAAT ATTAAAAGAGGGAGCGTGGAG GGCTTAAATCCACTCATGTTCATCTTTGCATTGATCGCCAATGCCACTTACGTGGGAAG TATTCTTGTACGAACTATCGAATGGGAAAGTATCAGAGCTAATATGCCATGGCTTTTGGATGCCATTGTTTGCGTGGCATTGGACCTATTC ATAATTTTGCAGTATGCCAACTACAGATACGTTCGGAAGAAAACAGGAAGTGATGATGCTGATTATGGAGACTACAAAGAAGCCAGCAAAACTTTTGTGTCTTGA